The Candidatus Eisenbacteria bacterium genomic sequence GGGATGGTGTCCCAGGGACCGGGGACATTCTGGCAGCCGATCCGGGGCGATGTCGCGACGTCGGGCTCGGCGACCGGGTCCCCCCGCTCGATCCAGAGATCGTCTCCGCGAAGATCCGCGCGGTTCCACGCGAGATCCAGTCCGAATGCCCGGCAGAGCCGCGCCGGCCCGGAGGCGAGAAGGTGTCGATCGGCGAGCCCGCGTGCTTCTTCCATCCACTCGATTCCCTGAAGCGGCTCGGCCGCGCGGATGAGGACCGCGGCCGGCTTCCCTCTGGCCTCGGTCACCGCGTTCAGGAGATGGTGCATCCCGTAGGTGAGATAAACATACGCAAAGCCGGGAGGGCCGTAGAGCGGCTCCGTGCGCGGCGTGACTCCCGCGCGCGC encodes the following:
- a CDS encoding DNA-3-methyladenine glycosylase, with translation MYTRPVASALPRSFYSRPTLTVARELLGCVLSRRVDGQILRGRIVETEAYIGEEDLACHARAGVTPRTEPLYGPPGFAYVYLTYGMHHLLNAVTEARGKPAAVLIRAAEPLQGIEWMEEARGLADRHLLASGPARLCRAFGLDLAWNRADLRGDDLWIERGDPVAEPDVATSPRIGCQNVPGPWDTIPWRFYLAGSPHVTPGRRPRKLLVTSAPEIGNNRASRNAPAGRIRNTPNHR